In Luteolibacter rhizosphaerae, the DNA window CCGGCTTGCTCCAGGCCCGCGGCTTCACCGCCGCCCGCATGGACCTGCTTCTCAAAGGCATGCCGCGGGAGGAAGATCGCTTCGCCCTCGCGGAGCAAGCCACCATCCCTTTCGTCAGCGGGAGCGGCGACATCCTCTCCACCCGCGTGCTCGCCACCCTCGATCCCGCCCGCCAGCTCGCCGCGCTGGAATCCTCCGTGAAACGCTACCAAGCGCAGCTCGGGAATCCCGGGACCTTCAAGGAAATCCGCAGCGGCTACGACATCATCATGGAGCGCATCAACCTCCCCGAGGAGAGCCGCGAGCAACTCCGCCAGACCCTGGCCGGCCCGCCGTAGACCGCACGAGAGTCCTTCCGCTACCCTCGAAGTCGGGCGCTGGAATTTTCCTCGCGTGGGGAGGGCCGGGCGTGGTTCCGTGCGGGCATAACTTGGCTCTGACTTCTCCCCCGGTTTCATGATCTTGCCCCCGCGTTTCTTCCTCTCCTCCGTGGCTGCGCTCTGCTGCGGTTTTTCGATTTTCCCGCTTGTCGCGCAGGATGCGCCGCAGCCGCAGTTGCTGGCGGACCTGAACCGCGATGTCTACTACGCGGCGACTCAGATGGAATGGGTGCTGCCGGTGCCGGGCGGGGTGGTCTTCCCGCGATCGACGCTGGCGGAGGGGCAGGAGCTGTGGTTCAGCGATGGCACGCCGCAGGGCTCGAAGCTGCTGAAGGTGATAACGCCGGGTGCGATCGGGTCCAAGCTGGAGAATGGCGTGCAGACGGGATCGCGGGTGAGCTTCACCACGGGCACCGGGTCCGCGCAGACGAAGCTGTGGTTCACGGATGGCACGGAGGCCGGGACGGTGCTGGCTCTGGATGCGGCAGGTCTGCAGGTGGATGGCGGCCCGGGCCGGATCAGGATCATCGGCGCGGTGGAGGGTGGGGTGTTGTTCCGCCTGCATCCGCCCACTCCATCCAAGCCCGGCGAGCTGTGGTTCAGCGATGGCACCACGGAGGGGACCCGCGAGCTGGCGATGCTGGAGATCGGCTTCCAAGCGGGCTTTGGAACCTACCGGGAGAAGGACGGCCTGGGCTACTTCATGGGCGGGGCGGGAATGCTGTGGCGCAGCGATGGCACGGTGGATGGTACGATCTTCCTCGTAGATGCCTACACGCTGACCGGGGGGACGCTCTACGACTTCACGGTCACGGATTCGAAGATCTTCCTGAACGTGGAGAAGGACTCGGGCAACGAGCTCTGGGTCTGCTCGCTGGAGGGCACGGATGCGGTGCGGGTGGATCAGGAATCCTGGGAGCAGTTCGGCCAACTGGCTCCGTGGGGCGACCGGATCGTGACACAGGTCTATACCGAGAGCGATACCTGGGAACTGTGGGTGAGCGATGGCACGGCGGCGGGCACGCAGGTGCTTCCGCTGGCCGCGGGGAAGCACCGCGATTTCTCCTCGACCGGGAATTTTACCGAGCTGAAGGGCTGGCTGTATTTCACCGCGGTCTCCCCGGAGGCGGGGACGAAGCTGTGGCGCACGAATGGCACCGCCGCGGGCACGCGCGTGGTGCCGATGCCCGGGGCCTGGTCGCCCGAAGATTATCGGTCGATGTTTTCGACCGGGGATCGACTTTATTTCTACGCCGCCAAGAACACGGTGGATTCGGTGCTGTGGTCGACCGATGGCACGACGAAAGGACTGCGGCAGGTATACGGCCCGAACCAGGTGGAGGATCTCTTCCTCAGCCATCGCCGACCGGCGTTCTCGGGTGGCCAGCTCTTCGTCGTCGGGGTGCGGTCCTTGTGGGCGACGAAGGTGAAGGGCAATGGCCTGATGCGCCTGACCACGCCGGAGGTGGCGGGGAACCAAAGTGCGTGGCCATGGAATGCTTCCTACGCGGCATCGGGGAACCGTGTCGTGGGCATCGTCTGGCCGGACAATCGACCGGAGCTGTGGAGCATCGATCCTGCCGGCCGCGCCCGTGCGCTGTGGAGATCCAAGGGCACGGATCACTTCAATGTGGTGGCGGAGTTGGACGGCAAGGTGCTCTTCGCGGACAACGTCCAAACGCTGCCCTGCGAGCTGTGGATCACGAATGGCACGGGGAAGGGCGCGAAGCGTTTGGCGAAGTTCGGCCAGTATCAGGAGCCGAGCAGCTTCAAGCGGGTGGGGGACAAGATCTTCTTCCGCGTGCTGGACTACTCGGCGTCGGATTACCCGAAGCGGCCGAAACTGTGGGTGACGGACGGCACGCCGAAGGGGACGAGGCAGGTGCTCGCGTGGGACTTTACCGAGCCGGGCCCGCTGCCGGATGAGATCGTGGAGTTCCAGGGGAATGCCTACTTCATGGCGCAGGAGACGACGAACACGCTGGTGCTGTGGCGCAGCGATGGCACGCCGGATGGCACGCGGAAGGTGAAGACGATCCCGCAGGCTTACTTGGACTCCGGCGAGCGGGTGTATCTGAAGGTGATCGGTGCGCGGCTGAGCTTTCTGACGAATCTGCCCTATCATCAGATCTTCTGGACCAGCGATGGCACGGAGGCGGGCACAGTAAGCTACACGAATCCGGACCTGTCCTTCCCGGGCGCGTCGGCCGGCAGCAGTGTGGATCTCAACGGGGAGCAGTTCTTCGTGGCGAAGCGGGGTGTGAATCCGCGCCAGTGGTACCGCAGCGATGGCACGGGCGGGAGTCTCCAGCCGCTGATGACGGGGCTGACGCAGGATCATGCGATCTCGGCGGAGCGCTCGGTGGTGGCGGGTGATCTGTTGTTCTACGCGGGCCGTGGCACGGCGGGCGGCGATAGCGGCTACGAGTTGTGGGCGACGGATGGCACGGCGGGGGGATCGCGGTTGGTGAAGGATATCAATCCGGGGATTGGCTGGTCGGATCCGGCATGGTTCTTCGCGGTGGGGAGCACGGTTTACTTCGCCGCCACTTCTCCGGGCCATGGCATGGAGGTATGGAAGAGCGATGGCACGGAGGCCGGCACGGTGATGGTGGCGGATCTGGATCCCGGGGACTGGAGCTCGGATCCGGAGGGCTTCAAGATGATCGGGGGCAAGCTGCACTTCACGGCTTACACGCGGGCGCTGGGACGGGAGATGTATACGTTGGAGGTGGAGTGAGGGGGAGGTAGTCATCAAGGAAGGTAGGTGCCGAGTGATCAGTGAGCAGTGATCAGTGGAAAGGCGGAAGCTTGGGGTGAACCGGGGATTTCCGGCGGCCCTCCGGGACGCTGATCACTCGATTGATCTAACCGGTGGCTGCGCTGCGCTTGCGCACCGGCTAAGTTCCGATGCCCCTCCGGGGCGGAGAAAGGGGAGGATCACCCATCACTAGTTTCTTCCGATGCTCCTCCGGGGCGGGGAGGTTTTACGATAGATGTAGTAGGACGAGGTGGTGCTGCGTCCGCCTTCAGGCCAATGCCGTTCAGGACTCGTTCTTGAATCGGAGTCCGCATCGAGGCTCCGGCAGATCGACCACGGATTNNNNNNNNNNNNNNNNNNNNNNNNNNNNNNNNNNNNNNNNNNNNNNNNNNNNNNNNNNNNNNNNNNNNNNNNNNNNNNNNNNNNNNNNNNNNNNNNNNNTGTACGGATTGTACGGATTGTACGGATTGTACGGATTGTACGGATTGTACGGATTGTACGGATTGTACGGATTGTACGGATTGTACGGATTGTACGGATTGTACGGATTGTACGGATTGTACGGATTGTACGGATTCAACGGATTCAACGGATTCAACGGATTCAACGGATTCAACGGATGAAGCTGTGTTGGGTTTATGTGAAGAGATGCCCGTTCAAAAATCCTTCTGATCCTGTCTTTGAATCCGTCCAATCCTTTGAATCCGTATAATCCGTAGCAAACGGGCCTCCCCAGTCCTTAACGGCATTGGCCTGAAGGCGGGACTACGTACCCTTGGTGGCGGATGTCCGGGGTGGCTCCCTTGTTCATCTCGATTGGGTGAAGGTGGCGGGGGCTTCGTGTGAAATCGCTGCGGGGGGCGGGGTGTTCACCCGATTTTCCTCGCGCGGGAGGTCTGGCGGTGCTTCTGGAGAGGGGCTGATACCCGTATCCCGATGAAGCCCGTTTCCCTGCTGTCGCGCGTTTGCTTGTTCCTCGCTCTCGGCATGCCGGTGCTGCGGGGGGAGGCGGAGCTGGTGAAGGACTTGAACCGCACGCCGGGGAGCTTCTCCGCGGAGATCGAGTGGGTGATGCCGGTGGAGCACGGGGTGGTCTTCCAGATGAAGAGCATGGCGCAGGGCTCGGAGCTGTGGACCAGCGATGGCACGCCGCAGGGGACGCGCCTGCTGGCGGACATCCTGCCGGGGAAGCTGGGCTCGTATCCCGGGCAGCCGGTGCGCGCGGGGAACCGGGTGGGCTTCCGCACGCTCTTCCCGGCGAATGAGGAGCAGCTGTGGCTGAGCGATGGCACGGAGGCGGGCACGCGCATGATCTTCGATACCGCGGCGGAGGGCGGCAGCGGCCAGATCGGCCTGCTGACCGGGACGGGTCGCGGGCTCTTCTACTATGTGGCGCGGGAGGTGCCGAAGCGTTCGGGCGAGGTGTGGTTCAGCGATGGGACGCAGGCGGGCACGCAGTTGCTGGACCGCAATGAGGACCGCATCGGGAGGATCACGGAGTTCCATAGCAATCGGGCGTATGCCTGCTTCCTGGCGGATGACGAGGAGCTGTGGCGCAGCGATGGCCGGGCGGAGGGCACGGTGCTGCTGCTGAATGTGCGGACCGTGACGGGCGGTGTGCCACTGGAACTGCGGGTGGCGGAGAGGCGGATCTACTTCACGGTGCAGCAGGCGGGCGGGCGGATCGAGCTCTGGGGCTGCGGGATGGATGGCGATGGGGCCGAGCGGCTGGGCTCGGGATTCTGGACGCATGTCGGCGAGATCGAGACGATCGGGGATGAGGTGGCATGGATCGCGTGGAATCCGGACTCCACCCGCACGCTATGGTACAGCGATGGCACGGCGGGAGGGACGGGGGTGCTGGAGCTGAGCCGTCGCGGCGGGCTGCGCTATTTCCCGCAGGGCGGGCTCACGTCGTGGCGGGGCGCGATGTACTTCACGGCCTATCACGAGGAGCTGCCGCTTTCTCATCCGAATGCGGGCACGGGGGTGGAGCTGTGGCGCACGGATAGCACGGCGGCGGGCACGCGGCTGGTGAAGGATGTGCGGCCCGGAACCGCGAGTTCGAACCCCGCGCACCTGATGGGTGCGGGGGCTCACCTCTACTTCCAGGTGGAGGGGGCGGACGGGATCTCGGAGCTGTGGCGCACGGATGGCGGGGCGCGAGGGACGGAGAAGGTGGCCAGTCTGTTAGACCGTGCGGCGGCTCTCTCGACCGGTCCGCTGGTGGCGGCCTCCGGCGGCTCGTTTTACTATGCGGCCAGCCGCGGGCTGGGGGAGAACGCGCTGTGGAGGACGCGACCGAGCGGTCGGGGGGTGCAGCGGCTGAGCCGGCCGGAGAAGAGCACGGGCTCCGCCTTCACGGTGGAGCGCGGTTCCTATCTGGAGCTGGGGGGCGGGGTGCTGGCATTCGTGAATGGCCCGGGGCAATCGGTGGCGGAACTGTGGCGGCTGGGCGCGGATGGCGGGGCGCGTGCGGTATGGGCACCGGGTGCGAGGGTGAGCGGGCCCTTCGGCTTCAACTTCGAGACGAGCACGAACGGGCAGGCGATCTTCAGCGCGCAGCCGGTGGATGATCGTCCCGGCGAGCTGTGGGCCAGCGATGGCAGCCGCCGTGGCACGCGCCTGTTAGTACGGCATGCGTCGTACCATTACCTCACGGATTTCACGCACTCCGGCGGCGTGCTCTACTATGCGCTGATCCATCAATTCGACCGGACGAAGTCCTCGCTGTGGCGGACGGATGGCACGCCGGGGGGGACGCGGCAGGTGATGGCCGCGGATGGCAGCGGACCGTCGCCGATGTGGGGCGAGCTGGTGGACTATCAGGGTGTGCTGCACCTGATGGGGAACGATGGCCCGGCCACGGTCTCGCTGTGGCGCAGCGATGGCAGCGCGGCGGGCACGGTGAAGCTGCGGGAGAGTTGGGTGGGCGTGCTGGGCGGCTTCGCGTCGCATCTCGGCACGGTGGGGGATGAGCTGTGCTTCACGCTGAATGCGGGCGGGCAGCCATCGCTATGGCGCAGCGATGGCACGGCGGCTGGCACCTATAGCTGGCCGAATCCGGAGGGCGGCTTCCGGGCGGGATCGATCGGGCCCGCGGTGGATCTGGGCGGCGTGCAGGTTTTCCAGGCGGCGCCGCCCGCGATCACGGCGGCGCTGCGCTGGTATCGCAGCGATGGGACGACGGAGGGCACCTATCCCATGCTGCCGGGGAGCAGCGGCCAGCATGCCTACCAGTATGCCGCGCCGGAGGGGCATGTGGTGGTGCTGGGCGGGAGGATGATTTATCCGGGGCGGCAGGAGCGCTCGGGCGAGTTCGAGAGCGAGCTGTGGTCGAGCGATGGCACGGCGGCGGGGACCTATCGGGTGAAGGACATTCGTCCGGGGCCGCTGTCCTCACCGCCGACCGAGCTGCTGCGGGTGGGGGATGTGGTTTACTTCACGGCGGAGACGGACGAGCACGGTCGAGAGCTGTGGAAGAGCGACGGCACGGAGGAGGGCACGGTGCTGGCGGCGGACGTGGAGCCGGGCCCGCTGGGGTCCGAGCCCTTCGGGCTGCGGGTGATGAATGGGCGGCTCTACTTCACGGCTTACCGGAATGAGACGGGCCGTGAGTTGTATTCGGTGGAGCTGGAGTGAGGGGATGTTTTGTAGCGGAAGGACTCTCGTCCTTCCGGCTGGGGAAGTCCGCGAGGGAGAAGCACATGGCGATTTATGGCGGAGATGCGAGCAGCCGGAAGGACGAGAGTCCTTCCGCTACGATGGAGAAATTTCCTCATCACGTGTCCTGAATCCGGATGCGCGTTCGTCGTTCTGGTGACATCATCACCAGTTACCATGAGCACGAACCTATCGAATCACGCTGTCGTATCCCGGGAGGATTGGCTGGAGGCGCGCAAGCAATTGCTCGCGAAGGAGAAGGAGGCGACGCGCCTGCTCGA includes these proteins:
- a CDS encoding ELWxxDGT repeat protein, with product MKPVSLLSRVCLFLALGMPVLRGEAELVKDLNRTPGSFSAEIEWVMPVEHGVVFQMKSMAQGSELWTSDGTPQGTRLLADILPGKLGSYPGQPVRAGNRVGFRTLFPANEEQLWLSDGTEAGTRMIFDTAAEGGSGQIGLLTGTGRGLFYYVAREVPKRSGEVWFSDGTQAGTQLLDRNEDRIGRITEFHSNRAYACFLADDEELWRSDGRAEGTVLLLNVRTVTGGVPLELRVAERRIYFTVQQAGGRIELWGCGMDGDGAERLGSGFWTHVGEIETIGDEVAWIAWNPDSTRTLWYSDGTAGGTGVLELSRRGGLRYFPQGGLTSWRGAMYFTAYHEELPLSHPNAGTGVELWRTDSTAAGTRLVKDVRPGTASSNPAHLMGAGAHLYFQVEGADGISELWRTDGGARGTEKVASLLDRAAALSTGPLVAASGGSFYYAASRGLGENALWRTRPSGRGVQRLSRPEKSTGSAFTVERGSYLELGGGVLAFVNGPGQSVAELWRLGADGGARAVWAPGARVSGPFGFNFETSTNGQAIFSAQPVDDRPGELWASDGSRRGTRLLVRHASYHYLTDFTHSGGVLYYALIHQFDRTKSSLWRTDGTPGGTRQVMAADGSGPSPMWGELVDYQGVLHLMGNDGPATVSLWRSDGSAAGTVKLRESWVGVLGGFASHLGTVGDELCFTLNAGGQPSLWRSDGTAAGTYSWPNPEGGFRAGSIGPAVDLGGVQVFQAAPPAITAALRWYRSDGTTEGTYPMLPGSSGQHAYQYAAPEGHVVVLGGRMIYPGRQERSGEFESELWSSDGTAAGTYRVKDIRPGPLSSPPTELLRVGDVVYFTAETDEHGRELWKSDGTEEGTVLAADVEPGPLGSEPFGLRVMNGRLYFTAYRNETGRELYSVELE